A window from Pseudonocardia cypriaca encodes these proteins:
- a CDS encoding peptide deformylase — translation MSVRPIRIIGDPVLHRPTRPVDTFDDELRTLVEDMFDTMAAAEGVGLAANQIGVDLRLFVYDCPDEETRTRVRGVVVNPVLETSERPETMPDPEDDEEGCLSVPAEHFPTGRADWARVTGVDADGKPVEVEGRGFLARCLQHETDHLDGLLYIDRLVGRNQRAAKKMLKRNGWGVPGLSWDPATQDAEDA, via the coding sequence GTGTCCGTCCGTCCCATCCGCATCATCGGTGACCCGGTCCTGCACCGGCCCACCCGCCCCGTCGACACCTTCGACGACGAGCTGAGAACGCTGGTCGAGGACATGTTCGACACGATGGCTGCCGCCGAGGGCGTCGGGCTCGCGGCCAACCAGATCGGGGTCGACCTGCGCCTGTTCGTCTACGACTGCCCGGACGAGGAGACGCGGACGCGGGTGCGGGGCGTCGTCGTCAACCCGGTGCTCGAGACGTCCGAGCGGCCGGAGACCATGCCGGACCCGGAGGACGACGAGGAGGGCTGCCTGTCGGTGCCCGCCGAGCACTTCCCCACCGGCCGCGCCGACTGGGCCCGCGTCACCGGGGTCGACGCCGACGGCAAGCCGGTGGAGGTGGAGGGCCGCGGGTTCCTGGCGCGGTGCCTGCAGCACGAGACCGACCACCTCGACGGCCTCCTCTACATCGACCGTCTCGTCGGCCGCAACCAGCGCGCTGCGAAGAAGATGCTCAAGCGCAACGGCTGGGGGGTTCCCGGGCTGTCCTGGGACCCCGCCACGCAGGACGCCGAGGACGCCTGA
- a CDS encoding DUF3263 domain-containing protein, translating into MESATEPSGRAPAGGAAGALERREREILAFEAQWWKYAGAKEQAIRELFDMSATRYYQVLNALVDKPEALAVDPLLVKRLRRLRASRQRTRAARRLGIEPW; encoded by the coding sequence ATGGAGTCGGCCACCGAACCCAGCGGGCGTGCTCCCGCCGGCGGCGCGGCAGGCGCACTGGAGCGCAGGGAGCGCGAGATCCTCGCCTTCGAGGCTCAGTGGTGGAAGTACGCGGGGGCCAAGGAACAGGCCATCCGCGAGCTGTTCGACATGTCGGCCACTCGCTACTACCAGGTCCTCAACGCACTCGTCGACAAGCCGGAGGCGCTGGCTGTCGACCCGCTGCTCGTGAAGCGCCTCCGTCGGCTGCGCGCCAGCCGGCAACGCACCCGTGCGGCGCGCCGCCTGGGAATCGAGCCGTGGTGA
- a CDS encoding LytR C-terminal domain-containing protein, whose amino-acid sequence MTTPGAGGGPSPLRLGGLGLIGVAVVAAIIGLANMATSGDPVTTVTPSADASNVPSAPVAAPPPEPVPTDAGGVPIPSFVEPAPGQALPAEPAPGAVPPGAPAPAPAAPGAEVPPGAPAPQAAPAPEAGPNPGAAPAPAPAPDAPGAPGAAAAPAPQNAPAPAAPAPAPSGGGSEPMAAPAPAPSGSGARTGDTGAGRSAGGGGGTAVAHLPLRVYNNSTISGLATRAAEDFRKAGWPIDEIGNYPQGIIPTTTVYYRPGTEEEAPAKALAEQFGMRVNPRFEGLQHATPGIIVIVTNDYGRR is encoded by the coding sequence GTGACCACGCCAGGTGCGGGTGGCGGTCCGTCGCCGTTGCGGCTCGGTGGGCTCGGGCTGATCGGCGTCGCGGTCGTCGCCGCGATCATCGGCCTGGCGAACATGGCCACGTCCGGCGACCCGGTCACGACGGTGACCCCGTCGGCCGACGCGTCGAACGTCCCCTCGGCTCCGGTGGCGGCGCCACCACCTGAGCCCGTGCCGACGGACGCGGGCGGGGTGCCGATCCCGTCGTTCGTCGAGCCGGCACCGGGACAGGCCCTGCCGGCAGAGCCCGCACCAGGGGCGGTTCCGCCCGGCGCACCGGCCCCCGCGCCGGCAGCACCCGGCGCCGAGGTGCCGCCCGGAGCTCCGGCGCCCCAGGCCGCGCCCGCGCCCGAGGCCGGACCGAACCCCGGCGCAGCCCCGGCCCCGGCCCCTGCACCCGATGCGCCCGGCGCACCGGGGGCGGCCGCAGCTCCTGCACCTCAGAACGCACCCGCACCCGCGGCCCCCGCTCCCGCGCCTTCGGGCGGCGGCAGCGAGCCCATGGCCGCGCCGGCTCCCGCCCCGAGCGGCAGCGGCGCCCGCACCGGCGACACCGGTGCCGGGCGCAGCGCAGGCGGCGGTGGTGGCACGGCCGTGGCGCACCTGCCCCTGCGGGTCTACAACAACAGCACGATCAGCGGTCTCGCCACCCGTGCTGCCGAGGACTTCCGCAAGGCGGGCTGGCCGATCGACGAGATCGGCAACTACCCGCAGGGCATCATCCCCACGACCACGGTCTACTACCGGCCGGGTACCGAGGAGGAAGCGCCCGCCAAGGCCCTCGCCGAGCAGTTCGGGATGCGGGTCAACCCCCGTTTCGAGGGCCTGCAGCACGCCACGCCCGGCATCATCGTGATCGTCACGAACGACTACGGCCGCCGCTGA